One window of Cupriavidus oxalaticus genomic DNA carries:
- a CDS encoding ABC transporter permease subunit, with the protein MPASAQRIEPAPRAAPAAVPSSKPMKAVSGYRLPGEGSSSRISTVTVASLLVLWWVASHLRWLPPLFLPTPESIVTAFIDAWQGNLQGGQPLTEHFTASMVRVFGAFGLAVVTAVPIGVLMGVSRIARGIFDPPIEFYRPLPPLAYLPLIVIWFGIDETSKVLLIFLACFAPLAMSAQAGVRSVTIEQINAAYSMGATPWQVVRHVVLPAALPDILTGMRIAIGFGWTTLVAAEMVAATAGLGQMVLNASNFLRTDVVIMGIVLIGLIAYVFDLLMRKMAKWLVPWKGRM; encoded by the coding sequence ATGCCCGCTTCCGCCCAACGCATCGAACCCGCGCCGCGCGCAGCACCTGCGGCCGTGCCTTCCAGCAAGCCGATGAAAGCCGTGTCGGGCTACCGCCTGCCCGGCGAAGGCTCCAGCTCGCGCATCTCCACCGTAACCGTGGCGAGCCTGCTCGTCCTGTGGTGGGTCGCCAGCCACCTGCGCTGGCTGCCGCCGTTGTTCCTGCCCACGCCGGAATCGATCGTCACCGCCTTCATCGATGCCTGGCAGGGCAACCTGCAAGGCGGCCAGCCGCTGACCGAGCATTTCACCGCGAGCATGGTGCGCGTATTTGGCGCGTTCGGGCTGGCGGTGGTCACGGCGGTGCCGATCGGCGTGCTGATGGGCGTGTCGCGCATCGCGCGCGGCATCTTCGATCCGCCCATCGAGTTCTACCGCCCGCTGCCGCCGCTGGCGTACCTGCCGCTGATCGTGATCTGGTTCGGCATCGACGAGACCTCGAAGGTGCTGCTGATCTTCCTGGCGTGCTTCGCGCCGCTGGCGATGTCGGCGCAGGCGGGGGTGCGGTCGGTGACCATCGAGCAGATCAATGCCGCCTACTCCATGGGCGCCACGCCGTGGCAGGTGGTGCGGCACGTGGTGCTGCCCGCCGCGCTGCCGGACATCCTGACAGGCATGCGGATTGCGATCGGCTTCGGGTGGACCACGCTGGTGGCGGCCGAGATGGTGGCCGCCACCGCCGGGCTCGGGCAGATGGTGCTGAACGCGTCCAACTTCCTGCGTACCGACGTTGTGATCATGGGGATCGTGCTGATCGGGTTGATTGCTTATGTGTTTGATCTGCTGATGAGGAAGATGGCGAAGTGGTTGGTGCCCTGGAAGGGGAGGATGTAA
- a CDS encoding LysR family transcriptional regulator: MDKARVLTLFIGVVRAGSFQRAAVEAGVTPQAVSKAVRTLEDDLGVRLLHRTTRKLSLTTEGARLFELAAPGMRQLDEALDQVRSSKSDDDGLIRLTAPPSVGSRVLVPLVRAFRGLHPGITFDVVLSDLFTDLVESRIDIGFRAGTSPGQNLVARRLCDLPLVICAAPDYLARHGEPATLDELLQHQCTGFRRPATGRMVPWELQVDGALVYQEVPAVASFNDVETEVEAVRAGIGIGQLSAYMIHADLVSGRLKAILTEFSSSNVGLYMYYPHRSQMPVRVRRFIDFVVEAGRGAEQSLSRLVGLVP; this comes from the coding sequence ATGGACAAAGCCCGCGTCCTCACCCTCTTCATCGGCGTGGTACGCGCCGGCAGTTTCCAGCGCGCCGCGGTAGAAGCCGGCGTGACCCCGCAGGCCGTCAGCAAGGCGGTGCGCACGCTGGAAGACGACCTCGGCGTGCGCCTGCTGCACCGGACCACGCGCAAGCTCAGCCTCACCACCGAAGGCGCGCGGCTGTTCGAGCTGGCCGCGCCGGGCATGCGCCAGCTGGATGAGGCGCTGGACCAGGTGCGCAGCAGCAAGAGCGACGACGACGGGCTGATCCGGCTGACCGCGCCGCCGTCGGTCGGCAGCCGCGTTCTGGTGCCGCTGGTGCGCGCCTTCCGCGGGCTGCATCCGGGCATCACCTTCGACGTGGTGCTGAGCGACCTCTTCACCGACCTGGTCGAGTCCCGCATCGATATCGGCTTCCGCGCCGGCACCAGTCCCGGCCAGAACCTGGTGGCGCGCCGGCTGTGCGACCTGCCGCTGGTCATCTGCGCCGCTCCCGATTACCTCGCACGGCACGGCGAGCCGGCCACGCTGGACGAACTGCTGCAGCACCAGTGCACCGGCTTCCGCCGCCCGGCCACCGGGCGCATGGTGCCGTGGGAGCTGCAGGTCGACGGCGCGCTGGTCTACCAGGAGGTGCCCGCCGTCGCCAGCTTCAACGACGTGGAAACCGAGGTCGAGGCGGTGCGCGCCGGTATTGGCATCGGCCAGCTGTCCGCCTACATGATCCACGCCGACCTCGTCAGCGGCCGGCTCAAGGCGATCCTGACGGAATTCAGCAGCAGCAATGTCGGGCTGTACATGTACTACCCGCACCGCAGCCAGATGCCGGTGCGGGTACGGCGCTTCATCGATTTCGTAGTGGAAGCGGGGCGCGGCGCGGAGCAATCGCTGTCGCGGCTGGTGGGCCTGGTGCCCTGA
- a CDS encoding Zn-ribbon domain-containing OB-fold protein produces the protein MSDQAYPLWSADPLPHLIASRHRATGEWIFPAVPANSPLAAEHDPVAIRGSGVVYSFTVIHPAPKSGQPPYALGYVDFVGPVRIFGRLQGKARPAIGDRYEARPDAEFGYVFEAVTA, from the coding sequence GTGTCAGACCAAGCCTATCCGCTCTGGAGTGCGGACCCCCTTCCCCACCTGATCGCCTCGCGCCACCGCGCCACCGGCGAATGGATCTTCCCGGCAGTGCCGGCCAATTCGCCGCTCGCCGCCGAGCATGACCCCGTCGCCATCCGCGGCTCCGGCGTGGTCTACAGCTTCACCGTGATCCATCCCGCGCCCAAGAGCGGCCAGCCGCCGTACGCGCTGGGCTATGTCGATTTCGTCGGCCCGGTGCGCATCTTCGGGCGCCTGCAGGGCAAGGCGCGCCCGGCGATCGGCGACCGCTATGAAGCGCGCCCGGACGCCGAGTTCGGCTATGTCTTCGAGGCCGTCACGGCCTGA
- a CDS encoding thiolase family protein, with protein MQDIYIHGGAMTPFGRHPGVLAPELAQQAILKALADADVPLGRIQAVYCANVMGGMILGQLIVRDLGLKGIPVYNVENACASGATGVHLARHALLAGQYDTVLVFGIEQLTALGGGTIPLQRNDHKTDLYAKAGMVLPAVYAMRGTRFLHERDASPADLAEVAVKNRYNGSLNPYAQQRKATTLEEVLGSRMIADPLTLLQCCPSQVDGAAAVVLSTRRPAQARPVKVLSSVVVSGLREEADDDILDAEITARAARQAYEQAGLGPQDVDVVELHDAFTIAELLYYEALGLAEPGEAVPLLKSGATRLGGRVPVNPSGGLLAKGHPLGATGVAQMVEILWHLQGRAGERQVENARVGLTQCTGGGIAGVDHAASSVHLLGV; from the coding sequence ATGCAGGACATCTACATCCACGGCGGCGCGATGACGCCGTTTGGCCGCCACCCCGGCGTGCTGGCGCCGGAACTGGCGCAACAGGCCATCCTCAAGGCGCTGGCCGACGCCGACGTGCCGCTCGGCCGCATCCAGGCGGTGTATTGCGCCAACGTGATGGGCGGCATGATCCTGGGCCAGCTGATCGTGCGCGACCTGGGGCTGAAGGGCATCCCGGTCTACAACGTCGAGAACGCCTGCGCCAGCGGCGCCACCGGCGTGCACCTGGCGCGGCACGCGCTGCTGGCCGGGCAATATGACACCGTGCTGGTGTTCGGCATCGAGCAACTGACCGCGCTGGGTGGCGGCACCATCCCGCTGCAGCGCAACGACCACAAGACGGACCTCTATGCCAAGGCCGGCATGGTGCTGCCCGCGGTGTATGCGATGCGCGGGACGCGCTTCCTGCACGAGCGCGACGCATCGCCCGCCGACCTGGCGGAAGTGGCGGTCAAGAACCGCTACAACGGCTCGCTCAACCCGTATGCGCAGCAACGCAAGGCCACCACGCTGGAAGAAGTGCTCGGCTCGCGCATGATCGCCGACCCGCTGACGCTGCTGCAGTGCTGCCCGTCGCAGGTCGACGGCGCCGCCGCGGTGGTGCTGAGCACGCGCCGTCCGGCGCAGGCGCGTCCGGTCAAGGTGCTGTCGTCGGTGGTGGTCTCTGGCCTGCGCGAAGAGGCCGATGACGACATCCTAGATGCCGAGATCACCGCGCGTGCCGCGCGCCAGGCGTACGAGCAGGCGGGGCTGGGGCCGCAGGATGTCGACGTGGTCGAGCTGCACGACGCATTCACCATCGCCGAACTGCTTTACTACGAAGCGCTGGGCCTGGCCGAGCCAGGCGAAGCGGTGCCGCTGCTGAAGTCCGGCGCAACCCGGCTGGGCGGCCGCGTGCCGGTCAACCCCAGCGGCGGCCTGCTGGCCAAGGGCCACCCGCTCGGCGCCACCGGCGTGGCGCAGATGGTGGAGATCCTGTGGCACCTGCAAGGGCGCGCCGGCGAGCGCCAGGTCGAGAACGCGCGCGTCGGCCTGACGCAATGCACCGGCGGCGGCATCGCGGGTGTCGACCACGCCGCGTCTTCCGTCCACCTGCTGGGAGTCTGA
- a CDS encoding SDR family oxidoreductase encodes MGTQRFDPTHVAVVTGAARGIGLGIATQLARQGLTVALLDRDGGALDEAVGTLAAAGLNAFGATADLTDSTAVNDAFAQVAARAGRVDYLVNNAGAVRDMRFLKMTDDDWDLVIDTNLRSQFLCCRAALPGMVERGYGRVVNISSRAWLGGFGQANYSAAKGGVVSLTRSLAIEFAGKGITVNAVAPGIVDTPLFRGFAPEVQARLQKSVPVQRIGTADDIANAVSFFLDPQSSYVTGQTLYVCGGRSLSSPSV; translated from the coding sequence ATGGGTACGCAACGATTCGATCCCACCCATGTGGCCGTGGTCACGGGCGCCGCGCGCGGCATCGGCCTGGGCATCGCCACGCAACTGGCGCGGCAGGGGCTGACCGTGGCGCTGCTGGACCGCGATGGCGGTGCGCTGGACGAGGCCGTCGGCACGCTGGCCGCCGCAGGGCTCAATGCCTTCGGCGCCACCGCCGACCTGACCGATTCCACCGCGGTCAACGACGCCTTTGCGCAAGTCGCGGCCCGCGCCGGCCGCGTCGACTACCTGGTCAACAACGCGGGGGCAGTGCGCGACATGCGCTTCCTGAAGATGACCGACGACGACTGGGACCTGGTCATCGATACCAACCTGCGCTCGCAGTTCCTGTGCTGCCGCGCGGCGCTGCCCGGCATGGTCGAGCGCGGCTACGGGCGCGTGGTCAATATCTCGTCGCGGGCCTGGCTGGGCGGCTTCGGGCAGGCCAACTACTCGGCGGCCAAGGGCGGCGTGGTCAGCCTGACGCGCTCGCTGGCGATCGAGTTCGCCGGCAAGGGCATCACCGTCAACGCGGTCGCGCCCGGCATCGTCGATACGCCGCTGTTCCGTGGCTTTGCGCCGGAGGTACAGGCGCGGCTGCAGAAGTCGGTGCCGGTGCAGCGCATCGGCACCGCCGACGATATCGCCAATGCGGTCAGCTTCTTCCTCGATCCGCAATCGTCGTACGTAACCGGCCAGACGCTCTACGTCTGCGGCGGGCGCAGCCTGTCGTCGCCCAGCGTGTAA
- a CDS encoding enoyl-CoA hydratase/isomerase family protein, which translates to MTIQRHIEGAVAVLTIDRPDALNALDVTTLRELRAHLAEVRDRDDLRVAVLTGAGTRAFCAGADLKGTRTSAATYPEALFRAPEHAADLGLYIRLMDLTDLGLGKPLVAAVNGHCLGAGLELALQCDLRIASTQATFGLPEVAVGSIPAVSGLHRLLKAVPAAHAMQMVLTGERIDAAHAARIGLVTETMAPDALPDRALALAARIAANAPLAVQAVKKLSRQTSHLSETDAQQLTELYWGVLRDTADRAEGRQAFAEKRQPHYTGR; encoded by the coding sequence ATGACCATCCAACGCCACATCGAAGGCGCGGTCGCGGTGCTGACCATCGACCGGCCCGACGCGCTCAATGCGCTCGACGTAACCACGCTGCGCGAACTGCGCGCGCACCTGGCCGAGGTGCGCGACCGCGACGACCTGCGCGTCGCGGTGCTGACCGGCGCCGGCACGCGCGCCTTCTGCGCCGGCGCGGACCTCAAGGGCACGCGCACCTCCGCCGCCACCTACCCCGAGGCGCTGTTCCGCGCGCCGGAGCATGCTGCTGACCTTGGGCTCTATATCCGGCTGATGGATCTGACCGACCTCGGCCTCGGCAAGCCGCTGGTCGCGGCGGTCAACGGGCACTGCCTCGGCGCGGGGCTGGAGCTCGCGCTGCAGTGCGACTTGCGGATCGCGTCGACGCAGGCGACCTTCGGCCTGCCCGAAGTCGCGGTCGGCTCGATCCCGGCGGTGTCCGGCCTGCACCGGCTGCTCAAGGCGGTGCCCGCGGCGCATGCGATGCAGATGGTGCTGACCGGCGAACGCATCGATGCCGCGCACGCCGCGCGCATCGGCCTGGTCACCGAGACGATGGCGCCCGATGCCCTGCCCGACCGTGCGCTGGCGCTGGCCGCGCGCATCGCCGCCAACGCGCCGCTGGCCGTGCAGGCGGTCAAGAAGCTGTCGCGCCAGACCAGCCACCTCAGCGAGACCGACGCGCAGCAACTCACCGAACTCTACTGGGGCGTGCTGCGCGATACCGCCGACCGCGCCGAAGGCCGCCAGGCCTTCGCCGAAAAGCGGCAGCCCCACTACACGGGACGCTGA
- a CDS encoding tripartite tricarboxylate transporter substrate binding protein, which yields MAGISRIMRAAMAGVLTVTALSTAAQAPYPTQKPITLVVPFAPGGGNDILARAIAPKMSQLLGQTIVIENKPGAGGNLGADYVAHAAPDGYTLVIASSQITMNPFLGMKVPFQVERDFEPVGRIASVPIMLVANPDQPFRTLQEFIQYTRANPGKLSYSSPGPGTPQHLAGEVFAKLNKTELLHVPYRGTGPSISDLMGGQVQISFATFASSIQFVRAGKLRALGIAGKKRSALMPDLPTFAEAGIVGYDAELWYSLLAPARTPKTVVDKVNAALVAALKSPDVAGQLEKQGFEPQASTPAELKAHIGKEMSRWQRVIQDNNIKVAL from the coding sequence ATGGCAGGTATTTCCCGAATCATGCGCGCGGCAATGGCCGGCGTGCTGACAGTCACGGCGCTGAGCACAGCGGCACAGGCACCCTACCCCACGCAGAAGCCGATCACGCTGGTGGTGCCGTTCGCCCCGGGCGGCGGCAATGACATCCTGGCACGCGCCATCGCACCCAAGATGAGCCAGCTGCTGGGCCAGACCATCGTGATCGAGAACAAACCCGGCGCCGGCGGCAACCTGGGCGCCGACTACGTCGCGCACGCCGCGCCGGACGGCTACACGCTGGTGATCGCGTCGAGCCAGATCACGATGAACCCGTTCCTCGGCATGAAGGTCCCGTTCCAGGTCGAGCGCGACTTCGAGCCGGTCGGGCGCATCGCGTCGGTGCCGATCATGCTGGTCGCCAATCCCGACCAGCCGTTCCGCACGCTGCAGGAGTTCATCCAGTACACCCGCGCCAACCCGGGCAAGCTCAGCTACAGCAGCCCGGGGCCCGGCACGCCGCAGCACCTGGCGGGCGAGGTCTTCGCCAAGCTGAACAAGACCGAGCTGCTGCACGTGCCCTACCGCGGCACCGGCCCGTCGATCAGCGACCTGATGGGCGGCCAGGTGCAGATCTCGTTCGCCACCTTTGCCTCGTCGATCCAGTTCGTGCGCGCCGGCAAGCTGCGTGCGCTCGGCATCGCCGGCAAGAAGCGCAGCGCGCTGATGCCAGACCTGCCGACCTTTGCCGAGGCCGGCATCGTCGGCTACGACGCGGAGCTGTGGTACAGCCTGCTGGCGCCGGCACGCACGCCGAAGACCGTGGTCGACAAGGTCAATGCCGCGCTGGTGGCCGCGCTGAAGTCGCCCGACGTTGCCGGGCAACTGGAAAAGCAGGGCTTCGAGCCGCAGGCCTCCACGCCGGCCGAGCTGAAGGCGCATATCGGCAAGGAAATGTCGCGCTGGCAGCGCGTGATCCAGGACAACAACATCAAGGTGGCGCTGTGA
- a CDS encoding PaaI family thioesterase has product MVPPTDNPLLDYLGIRLASVGDGRCAFELDIEPRHLNRQGSVQGGVIATLLDAACGYAGLPTGPDGALGHAVTVMLAISYLSKASAGRLRATATVSRAGKSLYFATAELATDAGVLVATAQGTFKRSRILPET; this is encoded by the coding sequence ATGGTGCCGCCCACCGACAACCCGCTGCTGGACTACCTTGGCATCCGCCTGGCCAGCGTCGGCGACGGCCGCTGCGCCTTCGAGCTCGACATCGAGCCGCGCCACCTGAACCGGCAGGGCAGCGTGCAGGGCGGCGTGATCGCCACGCTGCTCGACGCCGCCTGCGGCTACGCCGGCCTGCCGACGGGCCCCGACGGCGCCCTCGGCCACGCGGTGACGGTAATGCTGGCCATCAGCTACCTCAGCAAGGCCAGCGCGGGCCGGCTGCGCGCCACCGCCACGGTGAGCCGCGCCGGCAAGAGCCTGTACTTTGCCACGGCCGAACTGGCCACCGATGCCGGCGTGCTGGTCGCCACCGCGCAGGGCACGTTCAAACGATCCCGCATCCTTCCGGAGACATGA
- a CDS encoding CaiB/BaiF CoA transferase family protein, which produces MLRDALDGLTVIDFTQIGAGPTCTMLLADMGARVIKVEPPGGELGRGLGPGWLGDDSALFHGFNRNKLGVALDLKSPEGLAVARRMAAEADIVVESMRPGVMDRLGLGHAELSALNPALVYCSISAYGQYGPYAGRAGVDGIIQADSGLMSLIGLPDGEPCKVQAPVVDVMTGYVACVGILGKLAQRARDGQGGHLDVSLLNAALALQQSSLTSYCADGRLPERAGSAAPYSAPNQAFRTADGWIMIAAYMPERWRRLCDVLGLPALADDPRFATSPLRVANRAAMVEALTSVLVTRPTDAWLAVLQDADILCARVATYEDLMAHPQVAANRMVQRIPHETLGEIRMPGFPINSVQENALPARPAPACGQHTQTVLAGLGFSAAQIAALQARGAVHCADTIEAPLTATAS; this is translated from the coding sequence ATGCTGCGCGATGCACTAGACGGCCTGACCGTCATCGACTTCACGCAGATCGGCGCCGGGCCGACCTGCACCATGCTGCTGGCCGACATGGGCGCCAGGGTCATCAAGGTCGAGCCGCCCGGCGGCGAACTGGGACGCGGGCTCGGCCCCGGCTGGCTGGGCGACGACAGCGCGCTGTTCCACGGCTTCAACCGCAACAAGCTCGGCGTGGCGCTGGACCTGAAATCCCCCGAAGGTCTCGCCGTGGCGCGCCGGATGGCGGCAGAAGCCGACATCGTGGTGGAAAGCATGCGCCCGGGCGTGATGGATCGCCTCGGGCTGGGCCATGCCGAGCTATCGGCGCTGAACCCGGCGCTGGTCTACTGCTCGATCTCCGCCTATGGCCAGTACGGCCCGTATGCCGGCCGTGCCGGCGTCGACGGCATCATCCAGGCCGATTCGGGGCTGATGAGCCTGATCGGCCTGCCCGACGGCGAGCCGTGCAAGGTGCAGGCGCCGGTGGTCGACGTGATGACCGGCTACGTCGCCTGCGTCGGTATCCTGGGCAAGCTGGCGCAGCGGGCACGCGACGGCCAGGGCGGGCATCTCGACGTCAGCCTGCTCAACGCCGCGCTGGCGCTGCAGCAATCGTCGCTCACCAGCTATTGCGCCGACGGGCGGCTGCCGGAACGGGCGGGCAGTGCCGCGCCCTATTCGGCGCCCAACCAGGCCTTCCGCACCGCCGACGGCTGGATCATGATCGCCGCTTACATGCCCGAGCGCTGGCGCCGGCTGTGCGACGTGCTGGGCCTGCCGGCGCTCGCCGACGACCCGCGCTTCGCCACCTCGCCGCTGCGCGTCGCCAACCGGGCGGCAATGGTCGAGGCGCTGACCAGCGTGTTGGTGACGCGGCCGACCGACGCGTGGCTGGCCGTGCTGCAGGACGCCGACATCCTGTGCGCGCGCGTGGCCACCTATGAAGACCTGATGGCGCACCCGCAGGTGGCGGCCAACCGCATGGTGCAGCGCATCCCGCACGAGACGCTGGGCGAGATCCGCATGCCAGGCTTCCCGATCAATAGCGTCCAGGAAAACGCGCTGCCCGCGCGGCCGGCGCCGGCGTGCGGACAACATACGCAAACGGTGCTCGCCGGGCTTGGCTTTAGCGCGGCACAGATCGCCGCCTTGCAGGCGCGCGGCGCGGTCCATTGTGCCGATACCATCGAGGCACCGCTCACGGCAACGGCATCATGA
- a CDS encoding nitroreductase, producing MNRADIIAALHARRSVRGFLDTPVPRETVAAILADAARSPSASNTQPWRVYACAGAVRDRLSDALLALHDSDGGGHREEYVYYPPAWREPYLARRRTLGKALYGLLGIPRGDAAGMARQYARNYAFFGAPVGLFFTIERGQGQAAWLDLGMFLHAVMLAALGHGLETCAQQAFARYHRVIRAQLAIPDHEILVCGMSLGHADPAEPANRLRTAREPVEGFACFAGW from the coding sequence ATGAACCGCGCCGACATCATCGCCGCGCTCCACGCCCGCCGCAGCGTGCGCGGCTTTCTCGATACGCCGGTACCGCGCGAGACCGTGGCGGCAATCCTGGCCGACGCGGCGCGCAGCCCGAGCGCGTCGAACACCCAGCCATGGCGGGTCTACGCCTGCGCCGGTGCCGTGCGCGACCGGCTCAGCGATGCCCTGCTGGCGCTGCACGACAGCGATGGCGGCGGCCATCGCGAGGAATACGTCTACTACCCGCCGGCGTGGCGCGAGCCCTACCTGGCGCGCCGCCGCACACTGGGCAAGGCGCTGTACGGCCTGCTTGGCATCCCGCGCGGCGACGCCGCCGGCATGGCGCGGCAGTATGCCCGCAACTACGCGTTCTTCGGCGCGCCGGTGGGGTTGTTCTTCACCATCGAGCGCGGGCAGGGACAGGCGGCGTGGCTGGACCTCGGCATGTTCCTGCATGCGGTGATGTTAGCGGCGCTGGGGCACGGCCTGGAAACCTGCGCGCAGCAGGCGTTCGCGCGCTACCACCGGGTCATCCGCGCGCAGCTTGCCATTCCCGACCATGAAATCCTGGTGTGCGGCATGTCGCTCGGACACGCCGATCCCGCCGAGCCGGCCAACCGGCTGCGTACTGCGCGCGAGCCAGTGGAGGGATTTGCCTGCTTCGCCGGCTGGTGA
- the gcvA gene encoding transcriptional regulator GcvA yields the protein MDKLPPLNALRAFEAAARHLSITTAAEELHVTPGAVSRQIRSLEEGLGVQLLHRGHRQISLTRTGEDYYRAVTRAMDDLREATRRLGKRARRKQLKVRAYTTFAMRWLIPRLSSFHAANPGIEVLLTASLDPVDFRKEDIDGAIRLGDGKWSGVNTYRLVSNILVPVCSPSVAAGNPKVKKPADLQHQTLLHSIARPDDWAHWLKAARADAQVDARSGMTFQSSAMAYAAAVEGQGFAIAQRFLVAGDLEAGRLVAPFRQSVDMGDFTYYLLTPADRKESASMAVFREWLLAQCETQS from the coding sequence ATGGACAAACTGCCTCCCCTGAACGCCCTGCGCGCCTTTGAAGCGGCGGCCCGGCACCTGAGCATCACCACCGCTGCGGAAGAGCTGCACGTGACGCCGGGCGCCGTCAGCCGCCAGATCCGCTCGCTGGAAGAAGGCCTGGGCGTGCAGCTGCTGCATCGCGGCCACCGGCAGATTTCGCTGACCCGCACCGGCGAGGACTACTACCGCGCCGTGACCCGGGCCATGGACGACCTGCGCGAGGCCACGCGGCGGCTCGGCAAGCGGGCCAGGCGCAAGCAGCTCAAGGTGCGCGCCTACACTACTTTCGCCATGCGCTGGCTGATCCCGCGGCTGTCGAGCTTCCATGCGGCCAATCCCGGCATCGAGGTGCTGCTGACCGCCTCGCTGGACCCGGTCGATTTCCGCAAGGAAGACATCGATGGCGCGATCCGCCTAGGCGACGGCAAGTGGAGCGGCGTGAATACCTACCGGCTGGTGTCCAACATCCTGGTGCCGGTCTGCAGCCCCAGCGTTGCGGCCGGCAACCCGAAGGTGAAAAAGCCTGCCGACCTGCAGCACCAGACGCTGCTGCATTCGATTGCGCGTCCGGACGACTGGGCGCACTGGCTGAAGGCGGCGCGCGCCGACGCGCAGGTCGACGCGCGCAGTGGCATGACGTTCCAGAGTTCCGCCATGGCTTATGCGGCGGCAGTGGAAGGGCAGGGTTTCGCCATTGCCCAGCGCTTCCTGGTCGCGGGAGACCTGGAGGCCGGGCGGCTGGTCGCGCCGTTCCGCCAGAGCGTCGACATGGGCGACTTCACCTACTACCTGCTGACGCCGGCGGACCGCAAGGAAAGCGCCAGCATGGCGGTGTTCCGCGAGTGGCTGCTGGCGCAGTGCGAGACGCAAAGCTAG
- a CDS encoding oxidoreductase, with protein sequence MSANTTIAANTATNATNVTNAAGKVWFITGASRGFGLELTRAALARGDRVVATARRPETITGAVGAHDNLLPVALDVTSEAQAIAAAEAAVARFGRIDVLVNNAGYGLLGAVEEASAREVEQQFATNVFGVLNVTRAVLPQMRRQRSGHVVNISSIGGYAAYPGWGVYGATKFAVEGLTEALDAELAPLGVRATVVEPGFFRTDFLDASSLVRVGTEIAEYAETVGAMRGHMASANHQQPGDPAKLAVALLALADSDNPPVRLPLGSDTVARIAEKNRKVESELAAWHAVAVSTDHASA encoded by the coding sequence ATGTCCGCCAACACCACCATCGCTGCCAACACCGCCACCAACGCCACCAACGTCACCAACGCCGCCGGCAAGGTCTGGTTCATCACCGGCGCCTCGCGCGGCTTCGGCCTGGAACTGACCCGCGCCGCGCTGGCCCGCGGCGACCGTGTCGTCGCCACCGCGCGCCGCCCCGAAACGATCACCGGCGCCGTGGGCGCGCATGACAACCTGCTGCCGGTGGCGCTCGACGTCACTAGCGAAGCGCAGGCCATCGCCGCGGCCGAGGCCGCCGTGGCCCGCTTCGGCCGCATCGACGTGCTGGTCAACAATGCCGGCTACGGCCTGCTGGGCGCGGTGGAGGAAGCGTCGGCGCGCGAAGTCGAGCAGCAGTTCGCCACCAACGTCTTCGGCGTGCTCAACGTGACGCGCGCGGTGCTGCCGCAGATGCGCCGCCAGCGCAGTGGGCATGTCGTCAATATCTCGTCGATCGGTGGCTATGCGGCCTATCCCGGCTGGGGCGTCTACGGCGCCACCAAGTTCGCGGTGGAAGGGCTGACCGAAGCGCTCGACGCCGAGCTGGCGCCGCTGGGCGTGCGCGCCACCGTGGTCGAGCCGGGCTTCTTCCGCACCGACTTCCTCGATGCCAGCTCGCTGGTCCGCGTCGGCACCGAGATCGCCGAATACGCCGAAACCGTCGGCGCGATGCGCGGCCACATGGCGTCGGCCAACCACCAGCAGCCCGGCGATCCCGCCAAGCTGGCTGTGGCGCTGCTCGCCCTTGCCGACAGCGACAACCCGCCGGTGCGGCTGCCGCTGGGCTCCGATACGGTGGCCCGCATCGCGGAAAAGAACCGCAAGGTGGAAAGCGAACTGGCGGCATGGCATGCCGTGGCGGTCTCGACCGACCACGCCAGTGCCTGA